One Rhodoferax ferrireducens T118 DNA segment encodes these proteins:
- a CDS encoding STAS domain-containing protein has translation MLVLPQELTQRQATVCLRALVQDLASLPGPEAVVDASPLNRFDSSALAVLLEFRRAALAQGKRFSTQGLPKRLADLAALYGVVELLAATPPTAPAPVN, from the coding sequence ATGCTGGTCTTGCCGCAAGAATTGACCCAGCGCCAGGCCACCGTGTGCCTGCGGGCTCTGGTGCAAGACCTGGCTTCGCTCCCGGGCCCAGAGGCGGTTGTGGATGCCAGCCCTTTGAACCGATTTGACTCGTCGGCGCTGGCCGTGTTGCTTGAATTCCGGCGCGCTGCATTGGCTCAAGGCAAGCGCTTCTCGACGCAGGGTCTCCCCAAACGGCTCGCTGATCTGGCAGCGCTGTATGGTGTGGTCGAGTTGCTGGCGGCCACGCCGCCCACAGCGCCGGCCCCGGTAAACTAG
- a CDS encoding MlaC/ttg2D family ABC transporter substrate-binding protein, translating into MKRRLFSHLFAALVVGAMGVLAMPVHAADEAADAFIKRLSTEVLNSIKADKSVQSGDVSRIVALVDTLVMPNVDFKRMTASAVGPKWRQATPEQQQRLQEEFKILLVRTYAGALTQVNDVTFSVKPMHSGADDKEVVVRTEIKGRGDPVQLDYRLERTPGEGAGWKIYNLNVLGVWLVDTYRSQFAQEINAKGIDGLIATLVERNKTNAKKG; encoded by the coding sequence GGCGCTTGTTGTGGGCGCCATGGGTGTACTGGCGATGCCAGTACACGCGGCGGATGAAGCAGCCGATGCTTTCATCAAACGTTTGTCCACCGAGGTTCTCAACAGCATCAAGGCCGACAAATCAGTTCAAAGCGGCGACGTTTCCCGGATCGTTGCCTTGGTGGACACCCTGGTGATGCCCAACGTTGATTTCAAACGCATGACGGCCTCGGCGGTGGGGCCCAAGTGGCGCCAGGCCACGCCCGAACAGCAACAGCGCTTGCAGGAAGAGTTCAAGATTTTGCTGGTGCGCACCTATGCCGGTGCCTTGACCCAGGTCAACGACGTGACCTTCAGCGTCAAACCCATGCACTCGGGCGCTGACGATAAAGAAGTGGTCGTACGCACTGAAATCAAGGGTCGGGGCGACCCGGTTCAACTCGACTACCGACTGGAAAGGACGCCTGGCGAAGGTGCAGGCTGGAAAATTTATAACCTGAATGTACTGGGTGTGTGGCTGGTCGACACCTACCGCAGCCAGTTTGCGCAGGAAATCAATGCCAAAGGCATTGACGGCCTGATTGCCACCCTGGTGGAACGCAACAAGACCAACGCCAAGAAGGGATGA